One Kitasatospora sp. MAP12-44 DNA segment encodes these proteins:
- a CDS encoding Dabb family protein translates to MIRHLVLFKLNEGIAKDDERAIAAAEGFVGLDQQIPELLEWQIGWNISPRDVAYDFALNSLLADEAALAAYATHPAHVAVAKQWREIATLVVADFEV, encoded by the coding sequence GTGATCCGGCACCTGGTCCTGTTCAAGCTCAACGAAGGCATCGCCAAGGACGACGAGCGCGCGATCGCCGCCGCCGAGGGCTTCGTGGGCCTCGACCAGCAGATCCCCGAGCTGTTGGAGTGGCAGATCGGCTGGAACATCAGCCCGCGCGACGTCGCCTACGACTTCGCGCTCAACAGCCTGCTCGCCGACGAGGCCGCCCTGGCGGCGTACGCCACCCATCCGGCGCATGTCGCGGTGGCCAAGCAGTGGCGGGAGATCGCCACTCTCGTGGTCGCCGACTTCGAGGTCTGA
- a CDS encoding tyrosine-protein phosphatase, with amino-acid sequence MTQQSITDNVQPVARTLGLRGAVNARDLGGYRTAQGRLVRHGVALRSDGLNRLGDEDMELLATLGLRQIVDLRSLDEVREAGPDRVPGLPVADIAAAELSAEPVTVRRTTPDGITLHHLPLFAADFDIYVALRDALADRDPVKQQDLLGDGKAAEMMIGLYRWFITDPLARERFATVLRLLAAPDGPPLLFHCTAGKDRTGWTAALLLTALGVERETVFEDYLLTNTRSGALIEQIVDSFGTRGLMQEPKLLLPLFRADRRYLEAAFTEVAAGWSSFEDFWQTGLGLDDTVLAGLRENLLED; translated from the coding sequence GTGACGCAGCAGTCCATCACGGACAACGTCCAACCGGTAGCACGAACCCTCGGATTGCGCGGAGCGGTCAACGCCCGGGATCTCGGCGGCTACCGCACGGCGCAGGGGCGGCTGGTGCGCCACGGCGTGGCGCTGCGCAGCGACGGCCTGAACCGGCTGGGCGACGAGGACATGGAGCTGCTCGCCACGCTGGGCCTGCGTCAGATCGTCGACCTGCGCAGCCTGGACGAGGTCCGCGAGGCCGGTCCTGACCGGGTGCCAGGACTGCCGGTGGCCGACATCGCGGCCGCCGAGCTCTCCGCCGAGCCAGTCACCGTGCGGCGCACCACACCGGACGGCATCACCCTGCACCACCTGCCGCTGTTCGCCGCGGACTTCGACATCTACGTCGCGCTGCGTGACGCGCTGGCCGACCGCGACCCGGTCAAGCAGCAGGACCTGCTCGGCGATGGCAAGGCCGCCGAGATGATGATCGGCCTCTACCGCTGGTTCATCACCGACCCGCTGGCCCGCGAGCGCTTCGCCACCGTGCTGCGCCTGCTGGCCGCGCCCGACGGTCCGCCGCTGCTCTTCCACTGCACGGCGGGCAAGGACCGCACCGGCTGGACGGCGGCGCTGCTGCTCACCGCTCTCGGGGTCGAGCGCGAGACCGTCTTCGAGGACTACCTGCTGACCAACACCCGCTCGGGCGCGCTGATCGAGCAGATCGTCGACAGCTTCGGCACCCGTGGGCTGATGCAGGAGCCCAAGCTGCTGCTGCCGCTCTTCCGCGCCGACCGCCGCTACCTGGAGGCGGCGTTCACCGAGGTGGCGGCCGGCTGGTCGTCCTTCGAGGACTTCTGGCAGACCGGCCTGGGCCTGGACGACACCGTGCTGGCCGGCCTGCGCGAGAACCTGCTGGAGGACTGA
- a CDS encoding FAD-dependent oxidoreductase, translated as MLQPVASCFFGWHPERSAIDPMATMLAATGGPGARWMTYRDGMDTLARRLADRLPVTTGACLAELTEQPGAVRLRFADGRTLTARQAVLALPAALALHPAMPADERPFLTRPPRRIDYAGDWLPLHPNSESAAHSATHPIDRLLADSTTRVPAAA; from the coding sequence CTGCTCCAACCGGTCGCGAGCTGCTTCTTCGGCTGGCACCCCGAACGCTCCGCGATCGACCCGATGGCCACCATGCTCGCCGCCACCGGCGGCCCCGGCGCCCGCTGGATGACGTACAGGGACGGCATGGACACCCTGGCCCGCCGCCTCGCGGACCGCCTCCCGGTCACCACCGGCGCCTGCCTCGCCGAGCTCACCGAGCAGCCAGGCGCCGTCCGCCTGCGCTTCGCGGACGGCCGTACCCTCACCGCGCGCCAGGCCGTCCTCGCCCTCCCCGCCGCCCTCGCGCTGCACCCCGCGATGCCCGCCGACGAGCGCCCCTTCCTCACCCGCCCACCCCGCCGCATCGACTACGCCGGTGACTGGCTCCCCCTCCACCCCAACAGCGAATCCGCCGCCCACTCCGCCACCCACCCCATCGACCGCCTCCTCGCTGACTCCACAACTCGTGTTCCTGCCGCCGCCTGA
- a CDS encoding RNA polymerase sigma factor SigF, with product MSSTTSGPAGAGAADSGAVVEEEDADNAGGQPGRPIDVRTLTRVLFERLAELPPDAPEREQVRAALIEVNIPLVRYAATRFRSRNEPMEDVVQVGTIGLINAIDRFDPHRGVQFPTYALPTILGEIKRYFRDNVRTMHVPRRLQELWVQVSGAMEELTVTHGRTPKVPEIAANLRIPEEDVRACLDAGRAYSAASLEAAQEHEGGLALLDRLGYEDSALTDVEHRDMVRHLLVQLPERERRIVMLRFFANLTQSQISTELGMSQMHVSRLLARILTRLRTGNSWEE from the coding sequence ATGAGCAGTACGACGAGCGGACCGGCCGGTGCCGGGGCCGCCGACTCGGGCGCCGTGGTCGAGGAGGAGGACGCCGACAACGCCGGCGGGCAGCCGGGGCGTCCGATCGACGTCCGCACGCTCACCCGGGTGCTCTTCGAGCGCCTCGCCGAGCTGCCACCGGACGCACCCGAGCGCGAGCAGGTGCGGGCCGCCCTGATCGAGGTCAACATCCCGCTGGTGCGCTACGCGGCCACCCGGTTCCGCAGCCGCAACGAGCCGATGGAGGACGTCGTCCAGGTCGGCACGATCGGCCTGATCAACGCGATCGACCGGTTCGACCCGCACCGCGGCGTGCAGTTCCCGACGTACGCGCTGCCGACCATCCTCGGCGAGATCAAGCGCTACTTCCGCGACAACGTCCGCACCATGCATGTGCCGCGCCGGCTCCAGGAGCTCTGGGTGCAGGTCAGCGGCGCCATGGAGGAGCTGACGGTGACCCACGGCCGCACCCCCAAGGTGCCGGAGATCGCCGCCAACCTGCGGATCCCCGAGGAGGACGTCCGGGCCTGCCTGGACGCCGGGCGCGCCTACAGCGCCGCCTCGCTGGAGGCCGCCCAGGAGCACGAGGGCGGCCTGGCGCTGCTGGACCGGCTGGGCTACGAGGACTCGGCGCTCACCGACGTCGAGCACCGCGACATGGTGCGGCACCTGCTGGTGCAGCTGCCCGAGCGCGAGCGACGGATCGTCATGCTGCGCTTCTTCGCCAATCTGACGCAGTCCCAGATCAGCACCGAGCTCGGCATGTCCCAGATGCATGTGTCACGTCTGCTGGCCCGCATCCTGACCCGGCTGCGGACCGGCAACTCCTGGGAGGAGTAA
- the tadA gene encoding tRNA adenosine(34) deaminase TadA yields the protein MQPHLDPGLVALAPLPAPVRPDPVRDPWTATMRLAIAEAALATATGDVPVGALLLGPDGTVLGRGHNEREAVGDPTAHAEIQAIRQAAAAVGEWRLTGCTLVVTLEPCTMCAGAIVLARIDRVVYGALDEKAGAAGSLFDVMRDRRLNHRPEVIPGVLADTCATQLRTFFDTHR from the coding sequence ATGCAGCCCCACCTCGACCCCGGCCTCGTCGCCCTCGCCCCGCTCCCCGCCCCCGTCCGCCCCGACCCGGTGCGCGACCCCTGGACGGCGACGATGCGCCTGGCCATCGCCGAGGCCGCCCTGGCCACGGCCACCGGCGACGTCCCGGTCGGCGCCCTGCTGCTCGGCCCCGACGGGACCGTCCTCGGCCGCGGCCACAACGAACGCGAGGCGGTCGGCGACCCGACCGCCCACGCCGAGATCCAGGCCATCCGCCAGGCCGCCGCCGCCGTCGGCGAGTGGCGCCTGACCGGCTGCACCCTGGTGGTCACCCTGGAACCGTGCACCATGTGCGCGGGCGCCATCGTCCTCGCCCGGATCGACCGCGTGGTCTACGGCGCCCTCGACGAGAAGGCCGGCGCGGCCGGCTCCCTCTTCGACGTGATGCGCGACCGCCGCCTCAACCACCGCCCCGAAGTCATCCCCGGCGTCCTCGCCGACACCTGCGCCACCCAGCTCCGCACCTTCTTCGACACCCACCGCTGA
- a CDS encoding helix-turn-helix transcriptional regulator, which produces MAALPTVRRRMLGAELRKIREGLAITVDEAADRLGWHQSKVSRVENGRSGVRPHEVGTLLDVYEVTDPQTREALATLARDGKRRVWWQPYSDVLSQRYASFISFEAEAVAARNYQTTLIPGLLQTSEYARAVTRGLQPDTPPDQLDALVSVRLARQNAALRRQDPLKLWAIVDEAALHRVMGNEATMIKQLRHLNEASEEPNITVQVVPLRAGANAGMLGAFVILEFPIRGDLDVVCTESLTSSLYLEQEDDLRKYGQAFDLLRAAALDVEPSRDLIAKTAKDLE; this is translated from the coding sequence GTGGCAGCACTTCCGACTGTCCGCCGGCGCATGCTCGGGGCGGAACTTCGCAAGATCCGAGAGGGATTGGCGATCACCGTTGACGAGGCTGCGGACCGCCTGGGCTGGCACCAATCCAAGGTGAGTCGAGTCGAGAACGGCCGCTCCGGCGTCCGCCCCCACGAAGTAGGGACACTTCTCGATGTCTATGAGGTGACCGACCCTCAGACCCGGGAAGCGCTCGCAACGCTCGCGCGAGATGGCAAGCGTCGCGTCTGGTGGCAGCCGTATTCCGACGTACTGTCGCAGCGGTACGCGTCGTTCATCTCGTTCGAGGCAGAAGCCGTAGCGGCTCGGAACTACCAAACCACCCTGATCCCAGGGCTTCTCCAGACCTCCGAGTACGCCCGAGCCGTCACGCGTGGCCTCCAGCCGGACACACCACCAGATCAGCTGGACGCCCTCGTCAGTGTTCGACTTGCCCGACAGAACGCTGCGCTCCGTCGTCAAGATCCGCTCAAGCTGTGGGCGATCGTGGACGAGGCGGCCCTACACCGGGTCATGGGCAACGAAGCGACGATGATCAAGCAGCTCCGGCACCTGAACGAGGCATCAGAAGAACCTAACATCACGGTGCAGGTGGTGCCGCTGAGGGCTGGCGCTAACGCCGGGATGCTCGGCGCGTTCGTCATCTTGGAGTTCCCAATCCGAGGCGATCTCGACGTGGTGTGTACAGAGTCCCTGACGAGTAGTCTCTACCTCGAACAGGAAGATGACCTTCGGAAGTACGGTCAGGCGTTCGACCTATTGCGTGCGGCGGCTCTTGATGTGGAACCCTCGCGCGATCTGATCGCGAAGACTGCAAAGGACCTTGAGTGA
- a CDS encoding HNH endonuclease, protein MGIEGLTSREAVLQALKEFDSKGRDSFLEKHGFDETVRHYVHHCDRLYDAQAIAAVAYGYQHPGDGPLSAAQVSAGPQADSVSPLLRNLDFTVLDDQTTTTPDELAWRQAIWANLQARRGQDGLLSARDIRAVGAYGGQQGIWVDKVRTERVNRRIGVTVALKHTGVDYPDDLREDGMLYHYPVTKRGGHDLAEVNATKATAQLKLPVFAISQRGDRRSVRLAWVEGWDDAAKMFFVSYGNTPPEVVLDADHSDDQPFVLEGNRSRSQLRNVRTRPDQTRFKFKVIQRYGARCPLSGVEVSAMLEAAHLRGDADNGSPDARNGLPMNAALHRAFDLHLFAIHPDTLEVELRPQGPTLKQLGIIQPRLDGLPNYPHRDALDWRYRAWQADVAKKG, encoded by the coding sequence ATGGGCATCGAGGGACTGACCAGCCGCGAGGCCGTCTTGCAGGCCTTGAAGGAGTTCGACAGTAAAGGTCGAGACTCGTTCCTGGAGAAGCATGGCTTTGACGAGACCGTCCGGCACTATGTCCACCACTGTGACCGGCTCTACGACGCCCAAGCGATCGCAGCTGTCGCGTACGGCTACCAGCACCCCGGGGACGGGCCGCTCTCGGCTGCCCAGGTTTCCGCTGGCCCTCAGGCCGATAGCGTCAGCCCGTTGCTTCGGAACCTTGACTTCACTGTGCTTGATGACCAAACCACGACGACCCCTGATGAGCTCGCGTGGCGGCAGGCCATCTGGGCAAACCTCCAGGCTCGGCGTGGCCAGGACGGTCTGCTCTCGGCCCGCGACATCCGGGCAGTCGGCGCGTATGGCGGCCAACAGGGCATCTGGGTCGACAAGGTCCGGACGGAGCGTGTCAACCGCCGCATCGGAGTCACCGTCGCGTTGAAGCACACGGGTGTGGACTACCCGGATGACCTCAGGGAAGACGGCATGCTCTATCACTACCCAGTCACCAAGCGCGGTGGGCACGATCTGGCGGAGGTAAACGCCACCAAGGCGACTGCGCAGCTCAAACTTCCTGTCTTTGCCATCAGCCAACGCGGGGACCGGCGTTCTGTCCGCCTCGCGTGGGTAGAGGGCTGGGATGACGCGGCCAAGATGTTCTTCGTCAGCTATGGCAACACGCCGCCCGAAGTAGTGCTCGATGCAGATCACTCAGATGACCAGCCATTCGTTCTGGAAGGCAACCGCAGCCGCAGCCAGCTCCGGAACGTGCGCACTCGCCCCGACCAGACGCGCTTCAAGTTCAAGGTGATCCAGCGCTACGGCGCTCGTTGCCCGCTTTCCGGTGTCGAGGTTTCGGCGATGCTGGAGGCCGCCCACCTGCGCGGTGACGCCGACAACGGCAGCCCCGACGCGCGCAATGGCTTGCCTATGAACGCGGCCCTCCACCGAGCCTTCGACCTCCATCTCTTTGCGATCCACCCCGACACCCTGGAGGTCGAGCTACGCCCACAGGGGCCGACTCTCAAACAACTGGGCATCATCCAGCCGCGGCTGGATGGCCTGCCCAACTACCCCCATCGTGATGCCCTGGACTGGCGGTATCGCGCCTGGCAGGCAGACGTGGCAAAGAAGGGCTAA
- a CDS encoding class I adenylate-forming enzyme family protein yields the protein MTRTKPLDLGPLFETLAERGSPTVVRLSRPLELAPEAGTEWTIPQLAELVRETSAQLAAAGVAPGHRVAVHKRNHWDYALLAAAAVRIGAVPALISGHLGPVSLRSLLRRLEPALLVSDRYTLAFGSSGHGIRTLCLDGPALGAIDADSLRGGAVPPVHRRRHDEPLVIIHTSGTTGLPKLVVHSTSSLIRKLTAAETRALPILSVRREDTVASAVSFSHGRAVSWTISALWRMPRTALLLADSDPEQAGRLLRAHRPTVLEALPASYVRWQRMAAEPDSPFTDMRVFISTFDAMHPPTVRTFLTASRRRHPLWLQGWGQTETGPLTFRLLTRRAMAERDGRHPTTRDLGRPIPGRVGLRVVHPETFRPVRRGEPGVILARTPGRCLGYEGEQERWAAKASGRWFNTGDIGVRSRTGRLRLLDREVDMIPGLSCVELEDVLHERLPDVEEVVVLGTGREAGGHRPPLPVLVTRDGTLDPRHWQRAVHDLPPLAEPLLIGWDALPRTGTGKVRRHELRDRYLTGVAASGTGRWT from the coding sequence TTGACCAGGACCAAGCCGCTCGACCTCGGCCCGCTCTTCGAGACCCTGGCCGAGCGCGGCTCGCCCACCGTCGTGCGCCTCAGCCGTCCGCTGGAGCTGGCCCCGGAGGCCGGCACCGAGTGGACCATCCCCCAACTCGCCGAGCTGGTACGGGAGACCTCGGCGCAGCTGGCCGCCGCCGGGGTCGCGCCCGGACACCGGGTCGCCGTCCACAAGCGCAACCACTGGGACTACGCACTGCTGGCCGCAGCCGCCGTGCGGATCGGCGCGGTGCCCGCGCTGATCTCCGGCCACCTCGGCCCGGTCAGCCTGCGCTCCCTGCTGCGCCGGCTGGAGCCGGCCCTGCTGGTGTCGGACCGCTACACGCTCGCCTTCGGCTCGTCCGGGCACGGCATCCGCACGCTCTGCCTGGACGGGCCCGCGCTCGGCGCCATCGACGCCGACTCGCTGCGTGGCGGCGCCGTCCCGCCCGTGCACCGGCGCCGCCACGACGAGCCGCTGGTGATCATCCACACCTCCGGCACCACCGGCCTGCCCAAACTGGTGGTCCACTCGACCAGCAGCCTGATCCGCAAGCTCACCGCCGCCGAGACCCGCGCGCTGCCGATCCTCTCGGTCCGCCGCGAGGACACCGTCGCCAGCGCGGTCTCCTTCTCGCACGGCCGCGCCGTCTCCTGGACCATCTCCGCGCTGTGGCGGATGCCGCGCACGGCCCTGCTGCTGGCGGACTCCGACCCCGAGCAGGCCGGCCGGCTGCTGCGCGCACACCGGCCCACGGTGCTGGAGGCGCTGCCCGCCAGCTACGTCCGCTGGCAGCGGATGGCGGCCGAGCCGGACAGCCCGTTCACCGATATGCGGGTCTTCATCAGCACCTTCGACGCGATGCACCCGCCCACCGTGCGCACCTTCCTGACCGCCTCGCGCCGCCGGCACCCGCTCTGGCTGCAGGGCTGGGGGCAGACCGAGACCGGCCCGCTCACCTTCCGCCTGCTCACCCGGCGGGCGATGGCCGAGCGCGACGGGCGCCACCCCACCACCCGCGACCTGGGCCGGCCGATCCCGGGCCGGGTCGGGCTGCGGGTGGTCCACCCGGAGACCTTCCGCCCGGTGCGCCGCGGCGAACCGGGCGTCATCCTCGCCCGCACCCCCGGCCGCTGCCTCGGCTACGAGGGGGAGCAGGAGCGCTGGGCGGCGAAGGCCAGCGGCCGCTGGTTCAACACCGGCGACATCGGGGTGCGCAGCCGCACCGGCCGGCTGCGGCTGCTGGACCGCGAGGTGGACATGATCCCCGGGCTGAGCTGCGTCGAGCTGGAGGACGTCCTGCACGAGCGGCTGCCCGACGTCGAGGAGGTCGTCGTGCTGGGCACCGGCCGTGAGGCGGGCGGCCACCGCCCGCCGCTGCCCGTCCTGGTCACCCGGGACGGCACGCTCGACCCGCGGCACTGGCAGCGCGCCGTCCACGACCTGCCGCCGCTGGCCGAGCCGCTGCTGATCGGCTGGGACGCGCTGCCGCGCACCGGCACCGGCAAGGTCCGCCGCCACGAGCTCCGCGACCGCTACCTCACGGGCGTCGCCGCCTCCGGCACCGGCCGGTGGACATGA
- a CDS encoding type II toxin-antitoxin system VapB family antitoxin — protein MIFKRIGNGRPYPDHGRTSTRQWADVAPRPVRLDQLVTTKGQLDLETLLAEDSTFYGDLFAHVVKWHGDLYLEDGLHRAVRAALQQRQVLHARVLEME, from the coding sequence GTGATCTTCAAGCGCATCGGCAACGGGCGGCCGTACCCGGATCACGGCCGGACCAGCACCCGCCAGTGGGCGGACGTCGCCCCTCGCCCGGTGCGACTGGACCAGCTGGTGACCACCAAGGGCCAGTTGGACCTGGAAACACTCCTGGCCGAGGATTCGACCTTCTACGGGGACCTCTTCGCCCACGTGGTGAAGTGGCACGGAGACCTGTACCTGGAGGACGGGCTGCATCGCGCGGTGCGCGCCGCCCTGCAGCAGCGCCAGGTTCTGCACGCCCGCGTGCTCGAAATGGAATAA
- the upp gene encoding uracil phosphoribosyltransferase, giving the protein MRIHVVDHPLVAHKLSTLRDERTDSPTFRRLTDELVTLLAYEATRDVRTDEVEITTPVAVTTGTRLSYPRPLVVPILRAGLGMLDGMTRLLPTAEVGFLGMVRNEETLEASTYATRMPDDLSGRQVYVLDPMLATGGTLVAAIRLLIERGATDVTAVVLLAAPEGVAVLEKELAGLPVTVVTAALDQRLNENGYIVPGLGDAGDRLYGTAG; this is encoded by the coding sequence ATGCGGATCCACGTCGTCGACCACCCCCTGGTGGCCCACAAACTCTCCACGCTGCGCGACGAGCGCACCGACTCCCCGACCTTCCGTCGGCTCACCGACGAGCTGGTCACCCTGCTGGCGTACGAGGCCACCCGGGACGTGCGGACCGACGAGGTCGAGATCACCACCCCCGTCGCCGTCACCACCGGCACCCGGCTCAGCTACCCGCGCCCGCTGGTGGTGCCGATCCTGCGGGCCGGGCTCGGCATGCTGGACGGCATGACCCGGCTGCTGCCGACCGCCGAGGTCGGTTTCCTCGGCATGGTGCGCAACGAGGAGACGCTGGAGGCGTCCACCTACGCCACCCGGATGCCGGACGACCTCTCCGGCCGTCAGGTGTACGTGCTGGACCCGATGCTGGCCACCGGCGGCACGCTGGTCGCCGCGATCCGGCTGCTGATCGAGCGGGGCGCCACCGATGTGACGGCGGTCGTGCTGCTGGCGGCGCCGGAGGGCGTCGCGGTGCTGGAGAAGGAGCTGGCCGGCCTGCCGGTCACCGTGGTGACCGCCGCCCTGGATCAGCGCCTGAACGAGAACGGCTACATCGTCCCGGGTCTGGGCGACGCCGGCGACCGCCTGTACGGCACCGCGGGCTAG
- a CDS encoding DUF397 domain-containing protein: protein MHTDRHGVHLSHVVWHKSTFSGNQGDCIEVTDGFAGAMAVRDSKDPHGPALVFPADAWRAFVDGVRAGDLPGDC from the coding sequence ATGCACACGGACCGGCACGGCGTGCACCTTAGCCACGTTGTGTGGCACAAGAGCACGTTCAGCGGGAATCAGGGCGACTGTATCGAGGTCACCGACGGTTTCGCTGGCGCGATGGCGGTCCGAGACAGCAAGGACCCTCACGGTCCCGCGCTGGTCTTTCCCGCCGACGCGTGGCGAGCCTTCGTGGACGGCGTGCGAGCCGGGGATCTCCCCGGCGACTGCTGA
- a CDS encoding rhomboid family intramembrane serine protease, with the protein MADREAGSSEPRSAEARMIAEARTAFFVMFGFLCLVWIVQIANWSDGGTLVQRFGILPHQPSRLADVFTAPFLHLNWQHLEGNSGPLFVFGFLAAYRGVKKFLALTLLITLTSGFAVWVFERGDTLTVGASGLIFGYFGYVVLRGFFDRHLIDSLVGLVMGASFAYLVTLAVPGTPGISWLGHLGGLFGGLLGAWIFRERRSRDTSSSPRTNPNFPKRGNLPAATGSRADLLKELDDLGL; encoded by the coding sequence GTGGCGGACAGAGAAGCTGGCAGCAGCGAACCACGGAGCGCCGAGGCCCGGATGATCGCGGAGGCGCGGACCGCGTTCTTCGTGATGTTCGGTTTCCTCTGCCTGGTCTGGATCGTGCAGATCGCGAACTGGTCGGACGGCGGCACGCTGGTGCAGCGCTTCGGAATCCTGCCGCACCAGCCGAGCCGGCTGGCCGACGTGTTCACCGCGCCCTTCCTGCACCTGAACTGGCAGCACCTGGAGGGCAACTCCGGGCCGCTCTTCGTCTTCGGCTTCCTGGCGGCCTACCGGGGGGTCAAGAAGTTCCTCGCCCTGACCCTGCTGATCACCCTGACCAGCGGCTTCGCGGTCTGGGTCTTCGAGCGCGGGGACACCCTGACGGTCGGCGCCAGCGGCCTGATCTTCGGCTACTTCGGCTATGTGGTGCTGCGCGGCTTCTTCGACCGCCACCTGATCGACAGCCTGGTCGGACTGGTGATGGGCGCCTCGTTCGCCTACCTGGTCACCCTCGCCGTGCCGGGTACGCCGGGGATCAGCTGGCTCGGCCACCTCGGCGGGCTGTTCGGCGGGCTGCTGGGCGCCTGGATCTTCCGCGAGCGCCGTTCGCGCGACACCTCTTCCAGCCCGCGTACGAACCCGAACTTCCCGAAACGCGGCAATCTGCCGGCGGCCACCGGCTCGCGCGCCGACCTGCTGAAGGAGCTCGACGACCTGGGCCTGTGA
- a CDS encoding LytR C-terminal domain-containing protein, whose protein sequence is MLTPQGLKGKQFRITGTSYPRLGPPPRRGRRILMLVGSLLALSLIALGGVQLVDIFTGKAKHGTAQACASHQPSGKPLAAPVAVSGSPAVSGSSAASASSSTASSASTSAAPVAGASPAAAAPSLPVAAASAIPQPQTVTVNVYNATDKAGLAARTADELKKRGFTVGKVGNAPSALDKKVPGTAELVAGQAGIGAATLLGSQVTGAATMADERTDASVDFVIGDGYSALLDPNAAAAALAAALKPTPSASPLPGSC, encoded by the coding sequence ATGTTGACTCCCCAAGGCTTGAAGGGGAAGCAGTTCCGTATCACCGGCACCAGTTACCCACGGCTCGGCCCGCCGCCCCGGCGCGGTCGGCGGATCCTGATGCTCGTGGGCTCGCTGCTCGCGCTCTCGCTGATCGCCCTGGGTGGCGTGCAACTGGTCGACATCTTCACCGGTAAGGCCAAGCACGGCACCGCGCAGGCCTGCGCCTCCCACCAGCCCTCGGGCAAGCCGCTGGCCGCGCCGGTCGCCGTCTCCGGCTCACCTGCCGTCTCCGGCTCATCCGCGGCCTCAGCCTCGTCCTCGACCGCGTCCTCGGCCTCGACCTCGGCTGCACCTGTGGCAGGCGCCTCGCCGGCCGCCGCCGCTCCCTCGCTTCCGGTCGCCGCCGCGAGCGCGATCCCGCAGCCGCAGACCGTCACGGTGAACGTCTACAACGCCACCGACAAGGCCGGCCTGGCCGCCCGGACAGCCGACGAGCTCAAGAAGCGCGGCTTCACCGTCGGCAAGGTCGGCAACGCCCCCTCCGCCCTGGACAAGAAGGTGCCCGGCACCGCCGAACTGGTCGCCGGTCAGGCCGGGATCGGCGCGGCCACCCTGCTGGGCTCCCAGGTCACCGGCGCGGCCACCATGGCGGACGAGCGGACCGACGCCAGCGTGGACTTCGTGATCGGCGACGGCTACAGCGCCCTGCTGGACCCGAACGCCGCCGCCGCCGCGCTGGCCGCCGCGCTCAAGCCCACGCCGTCCGCCTCCCCGCTGCCCGGCAGCTGCTGA
- a CDS encoding RNA polymerase sigma factor SigF translates to MSAELGSAEIHGSTAVAEHAPQEQAPAGEAVAPTAPAEPVLQLPAPRQQPALGPGLDTRTLSRSLFRRLATLSAGSDEHTYVRDTLIELNLPLVRYASARFRSRNEPMEDIVQVGTIGLIKAIDRFDPERGVEFPTFAMPTVVGEIKRFFRDTSWSVRVPRRLQELRLALTKAGDELSQRLDRSPTVAELAVCLGVSEEDVVEGLAVGNAYTASSLDSSPGEEDGDGPLAERLGYEDLALEGVEYRESLKPLLAKLPPRERRIIMLRFFGNLTQSQIGEEIGISQMHVSRLLTKTLTQLREGLISEA, encoded by the coding sequence ATGTCCGCAGAGCTGGGCAGCGCAGAGATCCACGGCAGCACGGCGGTCGCCGAGCACGCTCCGCAGGAGCAGGCCCCGGCAGGCGAAGCCGTCGCGCCCACCGCCCCCGCCGAGCCCGTGCTGCAGCTCCCGGCGCCGCGCCAGCAGCCGGCCCTCGGGCCCGGCCTGGACACCCGCACGCTGTCCCGCTCGCTGTTCCGTCGGCTGGCCACCCTGAGCGCCGGCAGCGACGAGCACACCTACGTCCGCGACACCCTGATCGAGCTCAACCTGCCGCTGGTCCGGTACGCCTCCGCGCGGTTCCGCAGCCGCAACGAGCCGATGGAGGACATCGTCCAGGTCGGCACGATCGGCCTGATCAAGGCGATCGACCGGTTCGACCCGGAGCGCGGGGTGGAGTTCCCGACCTTCGCGATGCCGACCGTGGTGGGCGAGATCAAGCGCTTCTTCCGCGACACCAGCTGGTCGGTCCGGGTGCCCCGGCGCCTGCAGGAGCTGCGGCTGGCGCTCACCAAGGCCGGCGACGAGCTGTCCCAGCGCCTGGACCGCTCGCCCACCGTCGCCGAGCTGGCGGTGTGCCTGGGCGTCAGCGAGGAGGACGTGGTCGAGGGCCTGGCCGTCGGCAACGCCTACACCGCGAGCTCGCTCGACTCCAGCCCCGGCGAGGAGGACGGCGACGGCCCGCTCGCCGAGCGCCTCGGCTACGAGGATCTCGCCCTGGAGGGGGTGGAGTACCGCGAGTCGCTCAAGCCGCTGCTCGCCAAGCTCCCCCCGCGCGAGCGCCGGATCATCATGCTGCGCTTCTTCGGCAACCTGACCCAGTCGCAGATCGGCGAGGAGATCGGCATCTCCCAGATGCACGTCTCGCGGCTGCTGACCAAGACCCTCACCCAGCTCCGCGAGGGCCTGATCAGCGAGGCCTGA